A segment of the Desulfovibrio sp. Huiquan2017 genome:
GACCGACGTGGACAACGCCCTGAACATTTTGCAGTACCTGTCCGCCAAGCCAGCCGCGCTCATCCTCAAGCACAACAACCCCTGCGGAGCCGCCTGGACCGATGAGGGCGTGGCCGTGGCTCTCAAACGCGCCTTCGAGGCCGACCGCATCGCGGCCTTCGGCGGGGCCGTGGTGGTCAACCGGACCCTCGACCTGGCCACCGCCGAACTGATCAACTCCGTCTATTTCGAAGTGGTGGCCGCGCCCGCGTTTGACGCCGACGCCCTCGCCGTACTGAAGAAGAAAAAGAACCTGCGCATCCTGGAGATTCCGGGCATCACCGAACTCGAAACACTTTCCAGGACCCCGTTCCTGGATATCAAGTCCCTGTCCGACGGCGGCATGGTTCTGCAATTCTCCTTCCGCAACGCCATTCTTTCCACCGACGATTTCCTCCCGGCCGAGGCTGAAAAGGACGGCAACGCCTTCGTGGCCCGCGCCCCATCCAGACAGGAGGCGGACGACCTGCTCTTCGCCTGGGCCGTCGAGGCGGGCGTGACTTCCAACTCCGTGATCTTCGCCCGCGACGGCGTGACCACGGCCATCGGCACCGGCGAGCAAGACCGCGTGGGCTGCGTGCTCCTGGCCGTAACCAAGGCGTACATCAAATACGCGGACCTGCTGGCCTCCAAGGAGCTCGGCAAGTCCCTGTTCGAGCTCAAGCTCGCGGCCATCAAGGACCCGGAGATGAAGAAAAAACTCGACGACATCGAGAAGCGTACCGAAGAGGCGCGCGGCGGCCTGCCCGGCTCCGTGGTGGTCTCCGACGGATTCTTCCCGTTCCGCGACGGCGTGGACCTGTGCATCGACCAGGGCGTGACCGCCATCGCCCAGCCCGGCGGCTCCATCCGCGACCACGAGGTCATCCAGGCGGTCAATGAAGCCTCCCCCCAGGTGGCCATGGTCTTCACCGGACAGCGATCCTTCAAGCACTAGCGCTGGATAGAGAAAAGGGAATGGGCTTCGCCGGGCAGGAGTTCGGCGAAGCCTTTTATTTGGGACGGTGATCGAACGCCTTGCGTGACGGCTTGCCGTAGACAAGCTTCATGACCAGAATGGACACGGCCAGCACCAGGGTGACGGCATTGGCCAGGGTCACGGCCAAAGAACCGGTGGCGACGCCGTAGATCAGCCACATGAGAACACCCAGGGTAAGCAGCAGGTACATGCGCAGGGAAAGGTCCGCCACCGAGCGGGTCCGCCAGGTGTGCAGGACCTGAGGGAAGAAGGCCGCCGTGGTACAGCATCCGGCCGCAAGGCCTATGAGTTCAAGAAAATCCACTTGCATCCCCTTCCCATACGCGCGGCCCCTTACACTGACAACCGTTTCATGCTAATCGAACCGTTACCACAACGAAAAAAGAATTGACTGACATATGGCTAAAATAATCCCCCTCGGCCCCACCATCCGCCCCGGCACGGTGGTGGAATTCATGCACGGCGACCAGCCTCAACTCGCCTGGGTGCTGGAGGAATCGTCCGGCAAGCTCCGTCTGCTGACCATCAACAAGCGGGAAATGAAGTTGCCCGCCGCCCGGCTACTCCCTTGGCAGGGGCCGACATTGTCCGCGGACGTGTCCCGCCAGGACATCCAGAACATCCTGAACGAGCGCCAGGAAACGCGCGGCGAAATCCAGGCGGGACTGGATGTCATGGAGCTGTGGGAACTGGCCCAAGGCGAAGTGGAATCCGCGCCCCTGTCGTGGTTCGCGGACCTTCTCTGGGAGGAATGGGATGCGGACAGGCTGGCCGCTTTAGGGCGTGCCATGCTCCAGGCCAAGACCCACTTCAAATTCCGCCCACCCGTATTCGAGATCTGGCCCGCCGAAAAGGTAGAGCAAAAGCTCCGGCAACAGGCCGAGGGAAAAGAGCGCGAGGCCATCACCGCCGCCGGGCAAACCCTGCTCGGGGAACTCTGGGGGGCCTACAACCAAGGCCGCAAGCCGCGCCTGGCCGAACTGGCCCCGGACCTGGCCGACGGGCTTTCCCGCATTCTCAGGGGCAAGGTGGGCGAAACCCTGGACGAAGAGGACCGCAAGACCTGGGCGGCCATCGCCAAGGGGCTGCCCGACGTGCCGCACCTGGCCCTGCTCCTGGCCCAGACATGGGGTATCCTGCCGCCGCACCACAACTACCACCTGGACGAGGCCGAGTATGCGTGGGGTGGCGGATGGTCGGAATCCTTCACCAATGAAATCAATGAATTGAAAAGACGCTTTTCCAATCATGTCCAGGCTCCCGAGAGTGGGAACCCAGTGTCCATCGACGCCAGCACCACCCGCGACATCGACGACGCCTTCAGTATCGAAAAACACGGCGCGGGATACAAACTGTCCATCGTCCTGGCCCGACCCGAGGCTCACTGGACCTTCGGCTCGCCCCTGGACAAGGCGGTCCTGCACCGGGCCTCCAGCCTATATCTGCCCGAAGGCACCAGCCACATGATGCCCGAGCGGCTCGGCACCGGCCTGTACTCCCTGATTGAGGGGGAAGCGCGCCCGGCCCTGATCACGGATTTCTATCTGGATGGCGACGGCACCTTGGAGAAGGTCGAGCCGCGCACGGCCTGGGTCCGGGTCAAAACCAACACCACTTACGAGGCCGCGGACCGGGCCATCGCGGAGCGGACCGATCCAGCCCTGATGCTGGCCCATGAACTGGCCGCCCACCTTCTGGAGCGGCGGCTGGCCTCGGGCGCCTGCGTGATCCGCAAGCCCGAGCCCATCGTCAGCCTGAGCGGCGACGGCGCACAAACCGAGGTGGACATAACACTCAAGACGCCCAGCCCGCGCTCGGAACTGGTCATCAGCGAATTCATGATCCTGGCCAATTCGGGGCTCGCCCTGTGGGCCAGGGACAACGGTGTGCCCCTGCTCCACCGCACCCAGGACATAGCCCTACCCCCGGAAGCTGCGGGCATCTTCACCGAACCAGCCGAAATCCTGCGCTCGGTCAAGCTGCTTCTGCCGCCCACTCTGGAGACCTCGCCCAAGCGCCACGCTGCCCTGGGCGTCCCGGCCTATGCGCCCATCACCTCGCCGTTGCGGCGCTACACCGACTTCATCAACATGGCCCAGGTCGAAACCTTCCTAGCCTCGGGCGAACCGCGCTTGAACCGCGACGAACTGGATCAGTTGATCACCCACCTGAACATGCGCATCCAGGCGGTAGGCATGGTGCAGCGTTTCCGTCCCCGATACTGGAAACTGGTCTACTTGGCCAAGCGCCGCCGCGAATTCCAGCCCGCCGTGCTGGTGGACGAGGCCGGCCCCATGGCCACCCTGTCCATGCCGCATCTCCAAATCAACGTGCGCGCACCCAAGAAAATGCTCGGCGACAAGCTCTACCCGGGCCAGAAATTCATGATAAATTTCTCGCGCATTGACCCGCTGACCAACGAAATCCGGTTGAGCGAAGCCCTAGAAGAATGACCGGGCTTTTCAACGTGCCGAAAAATCTGTAGTATCACGCAGCAACTGCGATTTATCAGGAGAAATCACCATGACGTTCATCTTCTGGGCCCTGCTCGCCTATATCCTCGGCTCCATCCCGTTCGGGCTGGTCATAGCCAAAACCGCGTGCAACACCGACCCGCGACAGGACGGCAGCAAAAATACCGGCGCCACCAACGTGGCCCGGCTGTGCGGCATGAA
Coding sequences within it:
- a CDS encoding IMP cyclohydrolase yields the protein MSDLKKMYHTLQQDPFPEDMKLTLGGQELVFRKRTWEIDGETKGLRYGENPDQPAALYELAEGQLEVGGVKFIGAGQGLVSALTEEHMLQAGKHPGKTNLTDVDNALNILQYLSAKPAALILKHNNPCGAAWTDEGVAVALKRAFEADRIAAFGGAVVVNRTLDLATAELINSVYFEVVAAPAFDADALAVLKKKKNLRILEIPGITELETLSRTPFLDIKSLSDGGMVLQFSFRNAILSTDDFLPAEAEKDGNAFVARAPSRQEADDLLFAWAVEAGVTSNSVIFARDGVTTAIGTGEQDRVGCVLLAVTKAYIKYADLLASKELGKSLFELKLAAIKDPEMKKKLDDIEKRTEEARGGLPGSVVVSDGFFPFRDGVDLCIDQGVTAIAQPGGSIRDHEVIQAVNEASPQVAMVFTGQRSFKH
- a CDS encoding SemiSWEET transporter; protein product: MQVDFLELIGLAAGCCTTAAFFPQVLHTWRTRSVADLSLRMYLLLTLGVLMWLIYGVATGSLAVTLANAVTLVLAVSILVMKLVYGKPSRKAFDHRPK
- a CDS encoding ribonuclease catalytic domain-containing protein; the protein is MAKIIPLGPTIRPGTVVEFMHGDQPQLAWVLEESSGKLRLLTINKREMKLPAARLLPWQGPTLSADVSRQDIQNILNERQETRGEIQAGLDVMELWELAQGEVESAPLSWFADLLWEEWDADRLAALGRAMLQAKTHFKFRPPVFEIWPAEKVEQKLRQQAEGKEREAITAAGQTLLGELWGAYNQGRKPRLAELAPDLADGLSRILRGKVGETLDEEDRKTWAAIAKGLPDVPHLALLLAQTWGILPPHHNYHLDEAEYAWGGGWSESFTNEINELKRRFSNHVQAPESGNPVSIDASTTRDIDDAFSIEKHGAGYKLSIVLARPEAHWTFGSPLDKAVLHRASSLYLPEGTSHMMPERLGTGLYSLIEGEARPALITDFYLDGDGTLEKVEPRTAWVRVKTNTTYEAADRAIAERTDPALMLAHELAAHLLERRLASGACVIRKPEPIVSLSGDGAQTEVDITLKTPSPRSELVISEFMILANSGLALWARDNGVPLLHRTQDIALPPEAAGIFTEPAEILRSVKLLLPPTLETSPKRHAALGVPAYAPITSPLRRYTDFINMAQVETFLASGEPRLNRDELDQLITHLNMRIQAVGMVQRFRPRYWKLVYLAKRRREFQPAVLVDEAGPMATLSMPHLQINVRAPKKMLGDKLYPGQKFMINFSRIDPLTNEIRLSEALEE